One genomic segment of Hordeum vulgare subsp. vulgare chromosome 2H, MorexV3_pseudomolecules_assembly, whole genome shotgun sequence includes these proteins:
- the LOC123431120 gene encoding uncharacterized protein LOC123431120 isoform X2 — protein sequence MAGDKGPFTKIMEAVSVQDGQLLKLCSAKRKADEAAAGEECGPKRKVEAAATGTTLGEEEAASEKPPAANAAAESEAASAATKGDGTAPARKKTRLPQEEVDRILARAVDTSQPPRFIEALRSKNPSLLPSPEEETDASKVALYATARMYYESRQSFAEYQAWVLSQLHDKGYVEVDDEAIAVRAELRAYSEQARKEAFF from the exons ATGGCCGGTGACAAGGGCCCCTTCACCAAAATCATGGAGGCGGTCAGCGTTCAGGATGGCCAGCTTCTCAAGCTGTGCAGCGCCAAAAGGAAGGCAGATGAGGCGGCTGCCGGCGAGGAGTGCGGTCCCAAAAGGAAGGTGGAGGCTGCGGCGACCGGCACTACTTTGGGGGAAGAAGAAGCTGCTTCAGAGAAGCCGCCAGCGGCGAACGCCGCCGCAGAGTCAGAGGCAGCGTCGGCGGCAACCAAAGGAGACGGGACCGctccggcgaggaagaagacgcgGCTACCGCAGGAGGAGGTGGACCGGATCCTTGCCCGGGCGGTGGACACCAGTCAGCCCCCTCGTTTCATCGAGGCCCTGAGGAGCAAAAATCCCAGCTTGCTGCCTtcgccggaggaggagacggacgcGTCCAAGGTGGCCTTGTACGCCACCGCCCGTATGTACTACGAATCTCGACAGAGTTTCGCCGAGTACCAGGCCTGGGTCCTTAGCCAGCTCCATGACAAGGGCTACGTCGAGGTGGATGATGAGGCCATCGCGGTCCGGGCCGAGCTCAGAGCATACAGCGAGCAAGCGCGGAAGGAGGCGT TCTTTTGA
- the LOC123431120 gene encoding uncharacterized protein LOC123431120 isoform X3, translating into MAGDKGPFTKIMEAVSVQDGQLLKLCSAKRKADEAAAGEECGPKRKVEAAATGTTLGEEEAASEKPPAANAAAESEAASAATKGDGTAPARKKTRLPQEEVDRILARAVDTSQPPRFIEALRSKNPSLLPSPEEETDASKVALYATARMYYESRQSFAEYQAWVLSQLHDKGYVEVDDEAIAVRAELRAYSEQARKEAF; encoded by the coding sequence ATGGCCGGTGACAAGGGCCCCTTCACCAAAATCATGGAGGCGGTCAGCGTTCAGGATGGCCAGCTTCTCAAGCTGTGCAGCGCCAAAAGGAAGGCAGATGAGGCGGCTGCCGGCGAGGAGTGCGGTCCCAAAAGGAAGGTGGAGGCTGCGGCGACCGGCACTACTTTGGGGGAAGAAGAAGCTGCTTCAGAGAAGCCGCCAGCGGCGAACGCCGCCGCAGAGTCAGAGGCAGCGTCGGCGGCAACCAAAGGAGACGGGACCGctccggcgaggaagaagacgcgGCTACCGCAGGAGGAGGTGGACCGGATCCTTGCCCGGGCGGTGGACACCAGTCAGCCCCCTCGTTTCATCGAGGCCCTGAGGAGCAAAAATCCCAGCTTGCTGCCTtcgccggaggaggagacggacgcGTCCAAGGTGGCCTTGTACGCCACCGCCCGTATGTACTACGAATCTCGACAGAGTTTCGCCGAGTACCAGGCCTGGGTCCTTAGCCAGCTCCATGACAAGGGCTACGTCGAGGTGGATGATGAGGCCATCGCGGTCCGGGCCGAGCTCAGAGCATACAGCGAGCAAGCGCGGAAGGAGGCGTTCTGA
- the LOC123431120 gene encoding uncharacterized protein LOC123431120 isoform X1, with protein MAGDKGPFTKIMEAVSVQDGQLLKLCSAKRKADEAAAGEECGPKRKVEAAATGTTLGEEEAASEKPPAANAAAESEAASAATKGDGTAPARKKTRLPQEEVDRILARAVDTSQPPRFIEALRSKNPSLLPSPEEETDASKVALYATARMYYESRQSFAEYQAWVLSQLHDKGYVEVDDEAIAVRAELRAYSEQARKEAFF; from the exons ATGGCCGGTGACAAGGGCCCCTTCACCAAAATCATGGAGGCGGTCAGCGTTCAGGATGGCCAGCTTCTCAAGCTGTGCAGCGCCAAAAGGAAGGCAGATGAGGCGGCTGCCGGCGAGGAGTGCGGTCCCAAAAGGAAGGTGGAGGCTGCGGCGACCGGCACTACTTTGGGGGAAGAAGAAGCTGCTTCAGAGAAGCCGCCAGCGGCGAACGCCGCCGCAGAGTCAGAGGCAGCGTCGGCGGCAACCAAAGGAGACGGGACCGctccggcgaggaagaagacgcgGCTACCGCAGGAGGAGGTGGACCGGATCCTTGCCCGGGCGGTGGACACCAGTCAGCCCCCTCGTTTCATCGAGGCCCTGAGGAGCAAAAATCCCAGCTTGCTGCCTtcgccggaggaggagacggacgcGTCCAAGGTGGCCTTGTACGCCACCGCCCGTATGTACTACGAATCTCGACAGAGTTTCGCCGAGTACCAGGCCTGGGTCCTTAGCCAGCTCCATGACAAGGGCTACGTCGAGGTGGATGATGAGGCCATCGCGGTCCGGGCCGAGCTCAGAGCATACAGCGAGCAAGCGCGGAAGGAGGCGTTCT TTTGA